One Candidatus Woesearchaeota archaeon genomic window carries:
- the thsA gene encoding thermosome subunit alpha encodes MTRKTSDILDENTNRTKGIDALNSNIEAAKALANIVKTTLGPMGMDKMLIDSMGDTVITNDGVKILKEMEIEHPGAKLLVEVAKTQENEVGDGTTTAVILTGEFLSQAQNLIEQKIHPTTIIRAYKKASIKAIEVLTIASIKVNTNNPKVLKDISETAMTGKVAEGSKECLTKLIYEATKLVEENNSIPKKTIKIQKVVGGDTKDSSIVKGIVLDKDLANPNMPKQITDAKILLIDFPLEVRELDSDANLQINTPKDYDEFLNHEQDYLKQLAFRIKQIGANVVICQKGIDDNVSYYLAKEGIIATRRTRKSDLEKLSIALKKPIVNTIDDIDSSNLGDAQNVELKEILDDNYLFIEGVKNTKAITLILKASTSHLLDEIERAVDDALGDINAILKSKRLVAGGGAIELELHKELNNYAKTFQGKEQIIIESYAKAFLSIPKILCENSGFDEIETITKLIALHEKGKKQSGINGYEGVVEDTIKHKIVEPINIKEQAIKSATEISSMILRIDDIIAAKTLKSNSNNNPEF; translated from the coding sequence ATGACTAGAAAAACTTCAGATATTCTTGATGAAAACACAAACAGAACAAAAGGTATTGATGCACTAAATTCTAACATTGAAGCTGCAAAAGCTCTAGCAAATATAGTAAAAACAACTCTAGGTCCAATGGGAATGGATAAAATGTTAATTGATAGCATGGGCGATACTGTAATTACCAATGATGGCGTAAAAATTCTAAAAGAAATGGAAATTGAACACCCTGGTGCAAAACTCCTTGTTGAAGTTGCTAAAACACAGGAAAATGAAGTAGGAGATGGAACAACAACTGCAGTAATTCTAACTGGAGAATTTTTATCTCAAGCACAAAACCTAATAGAGCAAAAAATACACCCAACAACAATTATTAGAGCATACAAAAAAGCATCCATAAAAGCCATAGAAGTTCTAACAATAGCATCAATTAAAGTGAACACGAACAACCCTAAAGTATTAAAAGACATATCAGAAACAGCAATGACTGGAAAAGTAGCAGAAGGATCAAAAGAATGTTTAACTAAACTAATTTATGAAGCAACAAAACTTGTAGAAGAAAATAATTCAATACCTAAGAAAACAATCAAAATTCAAAAAGTAGTAGGAGGAGACACTAAAGACTCTTCAATTGTTAAAGGGATAGTTCTAGACAAAGACTTAGCTAACCCAAATATGCCTAAACAAATAACTGATGCCAAAATACTATTAATAGATTTTCCTCTAGAAGTAAGAGAATTAGACTCTGATGCAAACCTTCAAATAAATACTCCCAAAGACTATGATGAATTTCTTAACCATGAACAAGACTATCTAAAACAACTTGCATTCAGAATCAAACAAATAGGAGCAAATGTTGTAATTTGTCAAAAAGGAATCGATGATAATGTTTCATACTATCTTGCAAAAGAAGGAATAATTGCAACAAGAAGAACAAGAAAATCTGACTTAGAAAAACTATCAATTGCTCTTAAAAAACCAATTGTTAATACAATTGATGACATAGATTCTTCAAACCTAGGAGATGCCCAAAATGTTGAACTAAAAGAAATTCTAGATGATAACTATTTATTCATCGAAGGAGTAAAAAATACAAAAGCAATAACTCTAATATTAAAAGCTTCAACCTCTCATTTACTTGACGAAATAGAAAGAGCAGTTGATGATGCACTTGGAGATATCAATGCAATTTTAAAATCAAAAAGATTAGTTGCAGGAGGAGGTGCAATTGAACTAGAGCTACACAAAGAACTAAATAACTACGCAAAAACATTCCAAGGTAAAGAACAAATCATAATCGAATCATATGCTAAAGCATTCCTATCAATTCCAAAAATACTCTGTGAAAATTCAGGCTTTGATGAAATTGAAACTATCACAAAACTAATTGCTCTACATGAAAAAGGAAAAAAACAATCAGGCATAAACGGATATGAAGGCGTAGTTGAAGATACAATCAAACATAAAATCGTAGAACCAATAAACATAAAAGAACAAGCAATAAAATCTGCAACAGAAATATCTTCAATGATATTAAGAATAGATGATATAATTGCAGCTAAAACTTTAAAATCAAATTCTAATAATAATCCTGAATTTTAA